The Brassica oleracea var. oleracea cultivar TO1000 chromosome C7, BOL, whole genome shotgun sequence sequence AGTTGGATCATGGTTAGGTCAATTAATTAATGATGTGAATTTGCTGCCTATCAATTACATCAATCGGAGGTTAGTTAATATTCACACTAAAAGGAAATCATGGGATGTAATTCAGTAACTTCCACCATCTATTTATCTCTATATATGTTAAACAAACAATGTTCTGAACCAATATTTTTTCTTCATCAATCATTGTATGCGTTGTCATTTCAATCCAAATTCTAGTTTGATTATCTGATGATGAGAATAAAATATGCAATGAGTGCACTAGGAAGCAAGTGCAAAGATGTTATACTACATCTTTGGAAAACACACAAACAAAATAATCTAAGTGAAACATTGCAAGATCAACTCAAAAATGTTCCTTCAGATCAATGGGAGAAAATTTCGTTCACATAAGATTTGCTAAAAATGGAATATGTGAGGTTTCAAATGCAAATTTTTAATATGTGAGGTTTCAGAAAATGTAAAAGCGGAATACAAAGAACAAAAAAAAAAGCCTACTATGCCTCACTTATGTGGAAAATATATTTTCACGGAGAATAAGTGAGATTGTAAGTAACATGTAATCACGATATAAAACTAGTTTATTATACTGATAATGTATATTTTTTTATTCTTGTTTTGTGAAGAAAATAAAGACAGGAAAAACCACTATGCCAAACAGAGTTTTTCACTGAGATTTGCACGAAACTTAATGGCAGCTTTGTATGAGAGGATGCACAAATACGAGCAGTTAGTCTTGCACCAATCATTTTTTTTCTTATTCGATTAGTTTGGCACCTTTTTATGCTTTTTCTAGGAAGCACTTACAACTTTTCTGAGTAAAAAAATCCGCACGCGCGACACAACAATGTTACAATTAACTTGGATGATAAACTTGTTCAAGTTTTTGGTCCACAGTGTTCAGGAGGAGAACATCATCAAAATTAGTGAGATGCTCAACCACAACTAGACTAGAGATAGAAAATTCTGAAATGGTAGTTAAGTTGAAGACACAAATTAAAGAACTATTATTAATTAAAAATTTTATAATTATTATTTAGTAAACAATTTTAGTTTCGTTGTTTTTATTTAAAATTATTAAAGTATAACAATGTTTTTCTGATATTTTAACATGCGTTTAAAGTAACATAAATTAGTTTAAATTCATTATAATTATATAATAAAATATTATAATATTAACAAAAATAGTATCTTTATTATTTTATAACTGATACATATATTAATAACACTTATGTAAACTGACATAGATGTGAATACATGATCTCTCTTCGCGTCTGTGTATTCTTCAGACATAGCTTTCTTCAGAATTTTGAGAAGTGTTATGCGGCAGCTGTTGTGGATCTTTTTGACCTGAGGTTTGAAACCCTCTTAGTATAAACCCTTAGGTAGCATTGAAACCATATCTACAAAAGAGAAAAGAAATTGATTTAAGTCAAAAGAAACAAACTTAAGAGTGAAACAAAAACTAACAGAAGACAGATAAAAAACAAATCAATAAACATTCACAAACACAAACACATTCAATTTTGTTCGCTTCCGAAATTCAATTAATAACGCTTTGAAAATTATGTTCATAATAACATATATGTTAGGGAAAAATACTCCGGTATCATTTTCTCCAGCCTCCGGGCAGGACCCAGGTCTCCGAGTCCCCGATAAAGGAACGCTCCAGGTCCCCGTTAAAAGGAACCCTGGGACCAGTCCCAGGGACCGACCTTCCTTCCAAGAAATGGAAGATTTCCGATAAGGAGAACCTTCCATATTTCCGAATATGGAATACTTCAACCTAAATCAAACCGACTTCAAGGCGACTATATAAGGGCTCCTAAGTCCCAAAAGCAAGGGATCGACTTCTCCAAGGCTTAGAGACTAGGGTTAGAGAACTAGAATTAGGGTTCTTACCTAATACTTTGAAACCTTGTTTACTCTCGCTTGTTCTACCTAATAAAACGTTTCTTTAAGCCTATCTTCTTATTACTTTACCCAAATCCTCACGAAACATACAATCCTACTCAAAACACATATGATTCTCTAGCTTATCCATCGTTCCGTGGTACTCTAAAAGAGCCTACACAAAAATCCCCTAACAGTTTGGCGCTAGAAAGAGGGGAGTAATCAAACTACGTGACGATGACGGTGGACGAGCATAACGAGCCATCCGATGATGCTCAAAGGGTAGCTGAACTCTAGAAGCAAGCTGACGGCATGCAGAGCCAAATAACCGAGATGAATCGAACTCGGGAAGCAACCGGGGAAAACCCCAACATCTCTTCAGAAGTCCAGAGTCCGAAGGAGAAACTTGACGAACATTCCAAACAGCTGGAGCAAGGTGCCGAGAAGCTCAGCCAGTTGCAGTCGGAGAATACGGTCCTCCGGGATCAAAACCAAGCCCGCAGCAGGGCAGGCAACAAGAAGCGTCGTTTCAACACCCAGGTTCGTCCTGCGAGATTACATAGCCCGCTACAACCAAGAAAAGGTGGCAGTTCCCAAGTGCAGCATTCCTACCGCGATCTCTGCCTTCAAAAGGGGCCTGCTTCCAGACGGGGGCCTCTACAAAGAACTAACCATGTATCCCTGCAAGACCATGGAAGACGTGTTATCCCGGGCCTGGGCGCAAGTGAAGTGGGAAGAAGACGTCGCTAGCCGCTCTAAGGCCCAGCCGAAGCAGAACCAAAACTCGGCCCGATCGGATCATGGCAATCGGGATGAAAGATCCTCCCAAAGAGCGACCAAGGACTCCGGGAACAGAAACCTGGGCAGGTTCCAGTACCGACCCCTGGAAAAGGAAGAAGGAATGTCGGTATCCACTTGGCCCGACATTTCCCATCTCTCGATATCCACACCGGAGCTAGTCAATGTCTTGAGGCAGATGGGCCAACAGGTCAAGTGGCCTCAAAAGATGAAGGCACCTGACTCGTTCCGGAACCCTGGCCTCTGGTGCGACTTCCATCGCGACAACGGTCACAAAACTGAAGACTGTGTCGCTCTAAGGATCGAGGTCAATGAACTACTCCAAAAGGGGCATCTCTGGGAATTCCTCTCAGAAAAAGCCAAGAACCATCTAAATAAAGAGGTGCCGGCGAAATCCTTTGGAGCTATACCCGCCTTACCACCTCGCCAGGACCGAGTGATCCATGTCATATCCGGAGGTTCGGAGATAAGCTGTGTGAGTCATGCAGCTGCCAAGAAAAGCACCCGCAACACCAAGCACGGCCTGGAGACGACCAAACCAAAGCACTTGCTCCTAGGTACCGGCGAAATAAGCTTCACGGCTAAGGAGCAAGAGAAGATCTTGGCTCCCCACCACGTTGCCCTGGTCATCTCGCTCACCGTAGCAAACTGCTTGGTAAAAATAATACTAGTGGACAATGGTAGCTCCAGCAACATCATCTTCCAGACTGCTTACCAGGACCTAGGGCTGGAGGAGAGCGCTCTGACGCGCAAAATAACTCCACTCATCGGATTCAGCGGCAAAGTTAAGCAAACAGCTGGAGAGGTCACTCTCCCAGTGTACGCTGAAGGGATCAACATGTCTACCAAGTTCCTGGTCGTCGACAGTCAATCAGCATACAACATGATCCTAGGAAGACCCTGGATTCACGACATGGGAGCAGTCCCTTCAACCCTTCATCAAATGGTGAAATTCCCTACACCCTGGGGCATCAGAATAATAAAAGGAGATCAGGAGAATTCTCGATCCTGCTACCAGACCACCTTAAAGGGAAAGACCAAGGTCTTATAACAATTACAGAAGAGACCTCAGGTCCCGCGATCCCAGGGACCAGAGGTCAAGAGGTCTGGCGAATGGCGATCGGTTCAGAGGAAGCGGACCCCGAATCACGTGAAGGACCACCTAAGGACCAGTATCGACCGCTTTGCATGGTCTCACTCAAGGTCTTTCAAAGCGGTACCTGTTCAGAAGACAGGGACTTCGCAAGATCCTCGTCCTCCACCCCGCATGGATCTCGCCAGCTACCAACCGATGGTCTCGCAACTAAAGAAGCGGGGCATAAGCAACGTGAGGAGACCTCCTATGAAATCATATCGGACGGATCTGGGGCAGAGGGTACCCTGCCAACGGAGAACAAAGATACCTAGCCAAGCCAGAGTTCTTCAAACCTGGTCGCTCCGCTGGATGAATGCGACTACCCATCTCATGACCGTGCTGAGAACCTTCATCACCAGGAAACACTGACCGCGAATCCCCAATAGCAAGAGAATCTACAGAAGCTGGGGCACGAGACAAATCTCGGTCACGGTCCCCATACCCAAGGGAGAAGCAGTACCCAGACTACTGGTCCCGACCACGGAGTACCGCCAGGGACCGCAGCAAGAAAGAGGAATCCTCCAGCAGGGGCACTCATCCAAATAGCAAAACAGAGTGGCCATGTCATTCTTTTCGGTTTCATCAGTGTCGAGTTCAATTACTTCCCGAGCTTTGTGTACTTTTAGCAAGATCTTCATTCGGATGGACCAAACCGTGTAATTTGTTGTAGTAAGCATTGGACAACTAATTGGACAACCAAAATTCGCACTGTCGATTTACGTTTAAATTAGAAAACTAGGAAAACCCTAATTTCCAAGAGGTCCCAGATCTCTACGAGAGCCAACGGCAAGGGACCAAATATTTGCGGAAATCGTGAAAAGATAACAAACGAGTTTAGAGAAAACAATAGATCTTATTTCACGATTTCCGCAAATATTTGGTCCCTTGCCGTTGGCTCTCGTAGAGATCTGGGACCTCTTGGAAATTAGGGTTTTCCTAGTTTTCTAATTTAAACGTAAATCGACAGTGCGAATTTTGGTTGTCCAATTAGTTGTCCAATGCTTACTACAACAAATTACACGGTTTGGTCCATCCGAATGAAGATCCTCGAAGAGTTTTCTCCACACCAACGCTTAGATTTCTCGCGCAGTATTCATCAGCTCTCTAATTCATCTCCGTGAATCAAGCTTCGAAACCCCAAGATCATTCCGCAACCTGCAAAGAAGGGGCAATCACAGAAGAAAGCCAAAACTCCGGGCTTAAAGGACGAAAGGTCCATCAAGAACAGAGGTCAAGGTCGACAACAAGCAAGTGAGAGATGCAAAACTCCGGAAGTATTATTAAGAAGCCACAGCAGGGCCATTGTTTAAACACAACAAAACAAAAAGGCACAGGGGCCTGATTCAAAGTCTTAAAAACCCTCACCGAGGGCAGTTACAAAATAAAAAGAGACCCTTTCATGGGGTCAAGAGTTCAGAGGATAGAGATTGGAATCAGCTGGCAGGAGGGTCATCAGTAGCGGGCTCCGGCGTCTTCACCGCCTCCATGTCGCCAGGGACCTGCGGTTCACCCTCAAAGGAAGTAGTGGGGAGTCCTAGAAGCTCGGCCTCAGTGATCTTCACCATTTTGTACTGCTCCAGGACGTTCACAGGATCCCAATTGTCGGTCTGGCCATTGAGCCCCTCCCGCATCAGCTTCCATCGAGCCACGACCTTGGCACCATTCCCCGCCATCGCCTTCTCTGCCTCAAAGGTCTCTGCAGTATCCTTCAGATCGTTCAGCTCCTCTTCCCTGTTCTTTAGCTGACCCCTCAGAGAGACATTCTCCATTGCTGACAGTTCTCTTTGCTTCCTCCTGGTTCCTCGCCTTGAGCCTCAAAGCCTTAATCTCCTTATCCTTGGCTAGAGCAACATCCTTTTCCTCGCGCAGATGGGAGGCCAGAGCATCCATCTCGGCTTTCGTCGAAGCCGCACCTACCATCCTCTCCCCAAGATGGAACAATTGAGACGCCACCTGCCCATGAGATCTAATCAATAAACATAACCAAAAAAAAAAGTCATATGGAGCATTACCTGAAGAAAGTCACCCTGAAGCGACTGAATGGCCACGGAGGAATCTTCCTCTGACGCCAAGAGCACTGGAGTCGAAGGAAATACCTTTGTGTTAAGGTTGGTAAGCACTGTGGTCCAATCATAAGAGGCAGAAGGATAAGAGCCCGAAGCCTTGGATTTCTTCTTAGAAGAGGAAGGAGCAGTAGCAGCAACCGTCAGGCGTTTGCTGCTCCTGAGAAACTGAACCTCATCGTCATCGACAGAGGCAGCTCGCTTAGGAGCGGATTTTCACGCAGACATCACCTCAAGAGCCTTCTTGTATTCCGCTAACACCTCGTCACCTTTGGATCCCGACATCTCACCTAAAATGCAAAACCAAATCCAGTCAATGACTATAAGGGAAAAATGAAAGAGAATGAAAGGCTTACCCTAGATGCTGCAACGCTTTAACGCCGCCTTGCTTTCGAGAAAAGGAATCTAGCGTCGCTCGATAGGAAGCCTCAACACCCGCTCTATGGTCTCCCTCCCGGAAGAGTAGTCCACACGAGGCAAATCTGCAGCAAGAAAACAAGAGACTATCAATACCTTCTTCGCCTAAAGGACCTTCGTGACTCCTACAGCTAGCCTACCCTCTAGTTGCCATATAGGTAAAAAATCCTGGAAGTCGCATGAAGGCAAACTTCTCAGTCCAGTTTCCAGCAAAAGCTGGAAGACGCTTCCTCTCTCTCTTAGGAACTTCCCTAACAGGAGGCTCCTTGCCCCGAGGACGAAGATAGTACCTCCATTCTGCGACGCTTAAAGGAGAAACAGAATAAGAGCACAAAACCTCAGCCACCCCGATTACGAGCCCTTGGAGATCACCCAAATTATGCAAGGCTATCAAAGTTCTCCAAGCCGGAGGGTTCAATTGACCTGGGGAAATCTCCAAGGTTTCCGATATCTTGGCCACCAAAGAAGGGACTCGATCCCTGAAACCTGACTCGAAGTAGCCCTCGTATACATGAACTTCATCCACGCCAAAATCTGAGACCCTATCTTCTGGACCTGGCACTCGGATGATGAAGTCAGCAGGGAGATTATACTTCATCCTCCAGTCTGAAACCTCCTCAACCCCTATTACCGAAGGAGGGCCTATCGGAGGGTATCGGTTTCCCTCCACGACGGGCAAAATATTCCGGGCAACGATAGCTTTAGGATCTTCCACCTCAGCAGTTAAATCCATAGAAGAGTCAGAAGAGTCCATGGACACTGACGGAGCAACCACGTCATTCACCTTGCTAGATCTAACTCTACTACCTATGGAAGAAGAATCTGGGGAGAGACCCGACTCAGCCTTCATCTCAGAAACAGAAAGGATTGGAAGGAAGGGCCTAAAAGCAAGCGTAAGAGGAGAAAGAAAATGTTACCTGTGGAATGAAGACCCGAACTGAGATGTGGAGATCGCTAGAAATTTTTGTAGCAAGAGAAAAGGAAACTGAAAAGGTCTGGCGGCAAAAACGGAGAGATAGAACCGAAAACCCTAAAGACGCCTTACACGCGTCGAAAAGAGAATCCATGCGGGAAAGCGAATCTCGAGGTATTGGAGGTCCTTTCATCTTCCTACCCAGTCTCAGGGACCCGAGGAACTAATGGAACTCTGAGGACCACCCTACCAGCATTACTTCTCCGGCCCAAGGGATTCCAGTGCATATTGAAGACTTTGGTTTTCTCTAACAAGAACTCTCTCCAGCCTCATCATCTCCAGAAAATTCAAGACGCTACTATTAGGCTCCGGCCAAATAAGGAGGAACCAATCCTTACCTGGGTTCAGAATGAGGTCCGGCTTGAGTGGAACCCAGGACAGCGAGACCGATGGAGCAGAGTCCTGCCTAAAGGGGAGCCTGCTGAGAATGAGCAACCCTGGTTGACTTGAGTGCACAGGTTATTCCTCGAGTTCGATGACGAAATCGAGCAATAAGGGGCAAACTGTTAGGGAAAAATACCCCGGTATCATTTCCTCCAGACATCGGGCAGGACCCAGGTCCCCGGGTCCCCGATAAAGGAATGCTCCAGGTCCCCGCTAAAAGAAACCCTGGGACCAGTCCCAGGGACCGACCTCCATTCCAAGAAATGGAAGATTTCCGATAAGGAGAACCTTCCATATTTCCGAATATGGAAGAGTTCAACCTAAATCAAACCGACTTCAAGGCGACTATATAAGGGCTCCTAAGTCCCAAAAGCAAGGGATCGACTTCTCCAAGGCTTAGAGACTAGGGTTAGACAGCTAGAATTAGGGTTCTTACCTAATACTTTGTAACCTTGTTTACTCTCGCTTGTTCTACCTAATAAAACGTTTCTTTAAGCCTATCTTCTTATTACTTTATCCAAATCCTCACGAAACATACAATCCTACTCAAAACACATACGATTCTCTAGCTTATCCATCATTCCGTGGTACTCTAAAAGAGTCTACACAAAAATCCCCTAACAATATACATCCTTAAACAAGATTTCAAACAAATGGACACATAAATGACATTTTTCCTACAAAATTTGAATTAAGATAAGTCAAAAATCAAACAAATCCAGAAGTGAAAAACACACACTTTCATTTTGATCATAAAAAGGAATGAAATCAAACTAAAATTACAACAACTCAACACCCTGATTCCTTCATTCACTTAAAAAGTTACAAACACATATTGAATGAAATCAAACTAAAAAAGTTGAAAACCCGATTACTTCATTCTATTAACGAAATCAGTTAACAAATAGAACCACATAACTATTAATCCTAAGAAAGGAACACACAAAGAGATAGTCGATCAAATTGGAAGGAGAAAGTTTTGACTTTACCTTTGGTGCTAGAGATGTTGGAGAAAGACAGAGGGGTTCTGCTGGAAGAGAGATTCGATTTCTCGGTGGCTGGTCTTGCCGTTGATTTCACCAAGAGAAGCTGCAAAATTGCCTTCGCCGAGAGAGGGAGGCGGAGAAAACAATTAGATTTAGTAGGAGAAAATAGCATACAAAGAGAGACTCGATAAAATTGGAAAGGAGAAAGTTTTGACTTTACCTTCGGTTCTAGCAATGTCGGAGAAAGACAAAGAGGTTCTGTTCCCGATTTCACCGGTGGCAGGTCTTGCTGTTGATTTTACCGAGGGACTCTGAAATCGCCTTTGTGTTCGTCGAGAGAGAGAGAGAGAGAGGCGGAGAAAACAATTAGAACTAGGGTTACGTCTGTTGGACCCAATTTCGGTCAATACACTAATTGGCCGCGATCAAAGATATGGACCGTGAAGAACTAAAGCCCACAGCAAGCGTTCGAGCTCGAGACGGAGACTTCGAGGTCCCAGAGATCGCATAACAAGAAACAAAGATCGCGGAGCAGTTACGAAGATGACGAAGTCGACTCACTATAAAGAGAGAGGAACAAACATGAAGCAAGACACGTTGAAAAACATAGAGAGAGCTACAAACATACATCGACCTTGTTTCCATTCCCATTTTAGATCCTTTCTTTATCGATCTCATTTGTAACATTCGATCTAGTTCAACTCGCAGAAATACGATAAATGTAAAGATTCGAGGATAACTATCAAGATCGACAAAAAATGGAATATTCCCGAAAGAGATAGACATGGGCCCGAAGGCGAAGGATGGGCCACCGACCTAGAGCGACTATATAAGGAGAGCAGGAGCAGAAGAAAAAGGGATCCGAGAATTTAGACTTAGAGAACTCATGCTAGCTTAGAGAACTTAGGGCTTAGGTGGTTANNNNNNNNNNNNNNNNNNNNNNNNNNNNNNNNNNNNNNNNNNNNNNNNNNNNNNNNNNNNNNNNNNNNNNNNNNNNNNNNNNNNNNNNNNNNNNNNNNNNNNNNNNNNNNNNNNNNNNNNNNNNNNNNNNNNNNNNNNGAATTCTCTAACTCAAAAATCACTAAACGATAAAAGACACAGGATGTCCGCTCCAGCAGTTAACGATGTCGTTTCTTTCAAGGACCGGGCAACGGCCGATCAGGCCAAACCCCACAACGATCTCCTTGTCATCGAGCTGACGATCCAGGACATCGACGTAGCGAGAGTGTTGGTCGACACCGGATGCTCGGCCAATATTATCTACAAAAGCACCCTCGAAAGAATGGAGATCGATCTATGCGCCGTTACGGAAAGACCTAGCCCGATATTCGGACACTCAGGAAATGCTACTATGACTCTTGGCTCGATCGACCTCGTTGTTAAAGCCGGGAGCATCACCAAAGTCACGGAATTCATAGTCATCGACCGCCCAACATCGTACAACGCGATCGTCGGTACTCCATGGCTGAATTCCATGCGAGCGATCCCTTCGACATTCCATCTGTGCCTTAAGTTTCCAACCCCTTGTGGAGTCGAAACTATACAAGGAGACCGCAGGATGTCGCAAGTATGTTTCGCCGCCGAGTTAAAAAGAAAAAACTTGGCCATCGAAACTATACAAGGAGACCGCAGGATGTTGGAGCCAACCTCTGCGAGCCACTAAAGACAGAGCTCATCGCCTGTCTCAAAAAGAACCTCAATGCGTTCGCTTGGGCCGCAGAAGACATGCCAGGGACCGATATCGGCATAACGTGTCATGAGCTTAACATCGATCCGACTTACAGACCTGTCAAACAAAAAAGGCGGAAGCTAGGACCGGAGCGTGCCACCGCGGTAAATGAGGAAGTCAAAAGACTACTGAAGGTCAGATCAATAACATAAGTTAGGTATCCAGACTGGCTCGCTAAACCGGTCGTGGTCAAAAAGAAAAACGGCAAATGGCGAGTATGCGTCGATTTCACCGATCTCAGCAAGGCCTGTCCAAAGGATTGCTTCCCACTCCCGCACATCGACCGACTGGTCGAAGCAACAGCAGGGAACAAACTCTTATCATTTATGGATGCCTTCTCCGGGTANNNNNNNNNNNNNNNNNNNNNNNNNNNNNNNNNNNNNNNNNNNNNNNNNNNNNNNNNNNNNNNNNNNNNNNNNNNNNNNNNAATACAAAGTAATGCCTTTCGGTCTCAAGAATGCAGGCGCCACTTACCATCGACTTGTCAATCGAATTTTCTCCGAACAGCTCNNNNNNNNNNNNNNNNNNNNNNNNNNNNNNNNNNNNNNNNNNNNNNNNNNNNNNNNNNNNNNNNNNNNNNNNNNNNNNNNNNNNNNNNNNNNNNNNNNNNNNNNNNNNNNNNNNNNNNNNNNNNNNNNNNNNNNNNNNNNNNNNNNNNNNNNNNNNNNNNNNNNNNNNNNNNNNNNNNNNNNNNNAGATAAACGCGTTAATAGAGATGGTCTCGCCAAGGACAACTCGGGAAGTCCAAAGGCTAACCGGAAGAGTTGCGGCCTTGAGCCGTTTCATCTCGCGCTCAACGGATAAGTATCTTCCTTTCT is a genomic window containing:
- the LOC106302453 gene encoding uncharacterized protein LOC106302453, whose protein sequence is MEDVLSRAWAQVKWEEDVASRSKAQPKQNQNSARSDHGNRDERSSQRATKDSGNRNLGRFQYRPLEKEEGMSVSTWPDISHLSISTPELVNVLRQMGQQVKWPQKMKAPDSFRNPGLWCDFHRDNGHKTEDCVALRIEVNELLQKGHLWEFLSEKAKNHLNKEVPAKSFGAIPALPPRQDRVIHVISGGSEISCVSHAAAKKSTRNTKHGLETTKPKHLLLGTGEISFTAKEQEKILAPHHVALVISLTVANCLVKIILVDNGSSSNIIFQTAYQDLGLEESALTRKITPLIGFSGKVKQTAGEVTLPVYAEGINMSTKFLVVDSQSAYNMILGRPWIHDMGAVPSTLHQMVKFPTPWGIRIIKGDQENSRSCYQTTLKGKTKVL